One part of the Pogoniulus pusillus isolate bPogPus1 chromosome 8, bPogPus1.pri, whole genome shotgun sequence genome encodes these proteins:
- the CFAP57 gene encoding cilia- and flagella-associated protein 57 isoform X1, with amino-acid sequence MPTVVAQPVAVFGCRPRVGGGVCFVEDQVVLHAAGTGCLRLHLEQKWQKFIPGTEKSRGVRALAVSPSRQYLAVSETVAEKPVLTVYELSSEPVRRRRTLFAAELPAREAVSLAFSPDCRFLAAATAPPEGHLTYWFWEKQRLMAAVRVEAPCTGVCQVSFSPQDNTQVCITGNGFFKLFKYSGGTLKQVNLEKREPQNYLCHVWLSEEELICGTDTGKLILFETGELRWETSLEYKTPPRDAEDATIKACESSSDVSSELVSEDPNPQQDSLPRISAIAAYSKGFACASSPGVVLLFEKTKEKEVYKERQEIWLPRDLFSSRPKKSGKQDIIHICFSPSEETVVVNTDKNQLYMFTMLSTDLLKEKAAYFVYLNFPLHSTSITGLDICIWKPIIATCSLDRSVHIWNYKMNTVELYKEYQEEAYTISLHPSGLFCLVGFSDKLQFISLLYEDMHVLKEFAVRQCRECSFSNGGHLFAAVNGNVIQIYSSITFENVNNLKGHSGKIHAVKWSADDAKVVSCDTHGAVYEWNLSKGRKDSECVLESCAYSSIALSSDAKIIFAVGSDQTLKEISESSIQHEVPAFGVLYTAVAVSRSGHMVFVGTSLGTIRAMKYPLPLTGDFNEYQAHAGAVTKMSMTNDDLFLLTASEDGSIFIWKVFDKRHGILKQLKEFDYAEEVLIMRSDMKEKNQAMLDLHIRVKNLQAKYDYELHFKDIHYNEKIKELEEHFTQEIGSLKSKHQILQAEKEKQELQHHLQLSELMNKQAREVQQLESDSNQKLFKENEKYEDLKVKAQRMQEEYEKQLHNLEESKSSTVKELTEYYEAKLNEKSALLEEAKEDMRQQLQEHEEITKQMEEDGDQEILEIKVKYQRWLMEEKESNHQLKGEIGVMNKRLNNLQDKLAERNRDIEKMREEQQMLEGIIKSLEKDISTLKTEIQERDNIVQDKEKHIYDLKKKNQELAKLKLVLDQRTEEFMKQIESRENDIRTLKEQIHEMERDREQLHKESTQLKLNITQTQQKLKATRSEMQRERQKKQDMETLVGRFKTDLHNCVGFIQDAQKLKNEIRELYTKYVQQPDLVETEPVDTDLQQEYMRQREYLERNVTALKKARVKDQEIHQAAYGRMLRENASLIKETNDLRQELKAACSQVHDLRAALKLAKKKQAIQGTAPSSEVLSSPAVLRLNAEKESEKIIEMQQLEIQYLRSQIQEKSKSLPFSLS; translated from the exons ATGCCGACGGTGGTGGCTCAGCCCGTGGCTGTCTTCGGCTGCCGGCCGCGGGTGGGCGGCGGCGTCTGTTTCGTGGAGGATCAGGTCGTGCTGCACGCAGCAGGGACGGGCTGCCTCCGGCTCCACCTCGAGCAGAAATGGCAGAAGTTCATCCCAG GCACCGAGAAGAGCCGTGGCGTGCGGGCGCTGGCCGTCAGCCCCAGCCGGCAGTACTTGGCCGTCTCAGAGACAGTGGCGGAGAAGCCAGTGCTCACCGTCTATGAGCTGTCGTCGGAGCCGGTGCGGCGGCGGAGGACGCTGTTCGCCGCCGAGCTGCCGGCACGAGAGGCGGTGTCCCTGGCCTTCTCCCCCGACTGCCGGTTCCTGGCGGCCGCCACGGCTCCCCCTGAGGGGCACCTCACCTATTGGTTCTGGGAGAAGCAGCGGCTGATGGCGGCGGTCCGCGTCGAGGCTCCGTGCACTGGCGTCTGCCAG GTGAGCTTTAGTCCTCAAGACAATACACAGGTTTGTATCACTGGAAATGGCTTTTTTAAACTCTTTAAGTACAGTGGAGGAACTTTGAAGCAGGTGAATTTAGAAAAGAGAGAGCCACAAAACTACTTGTGCCATGTCTGGCTGTCTGAGGAGGAACTTATATGTGGTACTGACACAGGCAAACTCATCTTGTTTGAAACTGGAGAATTGCGCTGGGAGACAAGTCTAGAGTATAAAACCCCACCCAGAGATGCAGAAGATGCAACTATAAAAGCATGTGAAAG TTCTTCTGATGTGTCTTCTGAACTGGTCTCTGAAGATCCTAATCCACAACAGGATTCCTTGCCTCGAATATCTGCAATTGCAGCTTATTCCAAAGGCTTTGCATGTGCATCTAGCCCAGGAGTTGTTCTTCTGTTTGAGAAGACCAAGGAAAAGGAAGTCTacaaggagaggcaggaaatctgg CTTCCTCGGGACCTGTTCAGCAGTAGGCCAAAAAAGTCAGGCAAACAGGACATCATACATATATGCTTCAGCCCCTCTGAGGAAACAGTAGTTGTTAACACAGATAAAAACCAGCTTTACATGTTTACTATGCTCTCCACTGATCTTTTGAAG gAGAAGGCAGCTTATTTTGTGTATCTGAATTTCCCACTGCATTCTACTTCAATCACTGGTCTGGACATTTGTATTTGGAAACCCATTATTGCAACATGTTCCTTGGATAGATCTGTCCACATCTGGAATTACAAAATGAA CACTGTGGAGCTGTATAAGGAATATCAGGAGGAAGCATACACAATATCACTTCATCCCAGTGgccttttctgtttggttgggttttctgACAAACTACAGTTTATAAGTCTACTGTATGAGGACATGCATGttttgaaggagtttgctgtgagaCAGTGTAGAGAG TGCTCATTCAGTAATGGAGGCCATCTTTTTGCTGCAGTTAATGGAAATGTAATTCAAATTTATTCCAGCATCACCTTTGAGAATGTTAATAATCTGAAAGGACATAGTGGGAAG ATACATGCGGTTAAGTGGAGTGCAGATGATGCTAAGGTAGTCTCCTGTGACACACATGGTGCTGTGTATGAATGGAACTTGTCAAAAGGTAGAAAGGATTCAGAGTGTGTGCTCGAGTCCTGTGCCTACAGCAGCATTGCCCTGTCTTCTGATGCCAAAATCATCTTTGCTGTTGGATCCGACCAAACTCTCAAAGAAATTTCAGAGTCTTCG atccaGCATGAGGTGCCTGCTTTTGGTGTTCTTTATACTGCAGTAGCTGTTTCTCGTTCTGGGCACATGGTATTTGTTGGTACATCTCTGGGAACAATTCGAGCTATGAAGTACCCATTGCCACTGACAGGGGATTTCAATGAGTATCAGGCCCATGCAGGGGCTGTCACAAAG ATGTCCATGACAAATGATGACCTATTTCTGCTCACTGCCTCAGAGGATGGATCTATATTTATCTGGAAAGTCTTTGATAAAAGGCATGGGATACTAAAGCAGCTAAAGGAATTTGATTATGCTGAGGAAGTGCTGATCATGAGATCAGATATGAAAGAGAAG AATCAGGCAATGCTAGACCTGCACATTCGTGTGAAAAATCTACAGGCAAAATATGATTACGAGCTGCATTTCAAGGACATACACTATAATGAAAAGATAAAAGAACTGGAAGAACATTTCACTCAGGAAATAGGCTCCcttaaaagcaaacaccag attttacaggcagagaaagaaaaacaggagCTACAACACCATCTTCAACTGTCTGAACTAATGAATAAACAAGCCAGGGAGGTGCAACAGCTAG AATCTGACAGTAACCAGAAACTCTTCAAGGAAAATGAGAAATATGAGGATTTGAAAGTGAAAGCCCAGAGGATGCAGGAGGAATATGAAAAACAATTGCACAATTtagaagaaagcaaaagcagtaCTGTGAAGGAGCTAACAGAATATTATGAGGCAAAACTTAATGAgaaatctgctctgctggaaGAG GCAAAGGAAGATATGAGGCAGCAGCTTCAAGAGCATGAAGAAATTACAAAACAAATGGAAGAAGATGGAGACCAAGAAATTCTGGAAATCAAAGTCAAGTATCAAAGATGGCTCATGGAAGAAAAGGAATCGAACCACCAACTGAAAGGAGAAATAGGAGTCATGAATAAAAGG TTGAATAACCTACAGGACAAGCTCGCGGAGCGAAACAGGGACATCGAGAAAATGAGAGAGGAACaacagatgctggaaggcatcATTAAGTCACTAGAGAAGGACATCTCGACACTGAAGACAGAGATTCAAGAGAGAGACAACATTGTCCAAGACAAG GAGAAGCACATATATgacctgaaaaagaaaaatcaggaaCTGGCAAAGTTGAAGCTGGTACTGGATCAAAGGACAGAGGAATTTATGAAGCAAATAGAGTCACGTGAAAATGATATTAGAACACTGAAGGAGCAGATCCATGAG ATGGAGCGGGACCGAGAACAATTGCACAAGGAGAGCACGCAGCTGAAGCTGAACAtcacacaaacacagcagaaacTAAAGGCGACCCGGAgtgagatgcagagagagaggcagaag AAACAAGATATGGAAACTCTGGTCGGACGCTTTAAAACAGATCTTCACAATTGTGTGGGCTTCATTCAGGATGCACAAAAATTGAAGAACGAGATCCGTGAGCTCTACACCAAATACGTGCAGCAACCAGACTTG GTGGAGACTGAGCCCGTGGACACAGATTTGCAGCAGGAGTACATGAGGCAGCGAGAGTACCTCGAGAGGAATGTGACAGCTTTAAAAAAGGCAAGGGTGAAGGATCAGGAAATCCACCAAGCCGCTTACGGGCGCATGCTGCGG
- the CFAP57 gene encoding cilia- and flagella-associated protein 57 isoform X2, with the protein MPTVVAQPVAVFGCRPRVGGGVCFVEDQVVLHAAGTGCLRLHLEQKWQKFIPGTEKSRGVRALAVSPSRQYLAVSETVAEKPVLTVYELSSEPVRRRRTLFAAELPAREAVSLAFSPDCRFLAAATAPPEGHLTYWFWEKQRLMAAVRVEAPCTGVCQVSFSPQDNTQVCITGNGFFKLFKYSGGTLKQVNLEKREPQNYLCHVWLSEEELICGTDTGKLILFETGELRWETSLEYKTPPRDAEDATIKACESSSDVSSELVSEDPNPQQDSLPRISAIAAYSKGFACASSPGVVLLFEKTKEKEVYKERQEIWLPRDLFSSRPKKSGKQDIIHICFSPSEETVVVNTDKNQLYMFTMLSTDLLKEKAAYFVYLNFPLHSTSITGLDICIWKPIIATCSLDRSVHIWNYKMNTVELYKEYQEEAYTISLHPSGLFCLVGFSDKLQFISLLYEDMHVLKEFAVRQCRECSFSNGGHLFAAVNGNVIQIYSSITFENVNNLKGHSGKIHAVKWSADDAKVVSCDTHGAVYEWNLSKGRKDSECVLESCAYSSIALSSDAKIIFAVGSDQTLKEISESSIQHEVPAFGVLYTAVAVSRSGHMVFVGTSLGTIRAMKYPLPLTGDFNEYQAHAGAVTKMSMTNDDLFLLTASEDGSIFIWKVFDKRHGILKQLKEFDYAEEVLIMRSDMKEKNQAMLDLHIRVKNLQAKYDYELHFKDIHYNEKIKELEEHFTQEIGSLKSKHQILQAEKEKQELQHHLQLSELMNKQAREVQQLESDSNQKLFKENEKYEDLKVKAQRMQEEYEKQLHNLEESKSSTVKELTEYYEAKLNEKSALLEEAKEDMRQQLQEHEEITKQMEEDGDQEILEIKVKYQRWLMEEKESNHQLKGEIGVMNKRLNNLQDKLAERNRDIEKMREEQQMLEGIIKSLEKDISTLKTEIQERDNIVQDKEKHIYDLKKKNQELAKLKLVLDQRTEEFMKQIESRENDIRTLKEQIHEMERDREQLHKESTQLKLNITQTQQKLKATRSEMQRERQKKQDMETLVGRFKTDLHNCVGFIQDAQKLKNEIRELYTKYVQQPDLVETEPVDTDLQQEYMRQREYLERNVTALKKARVKDQEIHQAAYGRMLRADCFCRKMRA; encoded by the exons ATGCCGACGGTGGTGGCTCAGCCCGTGGCTGTCTTCGGCTGCCGGCCGCGGGTGGGCGGCGGCGTCTGTTTCGTGGAGGATCAGGTCGTGCTGCACGCAGCAGGGACGGGCTGCCTCCGGCTCCACCTCGAGCAGAAATGGCAGAAGTTCATCCCAG GCACCGAGAAGAGCCGTGGCGTGCGGGCGCTGGCCGTCAGCCCCAGCCGGCAGTACTTGGCCGTCTCAGAGACAGTGGCGGAGAAGCCAGTGCTCACCGTCTATGAGCTGTCGTCGGAGCCGGTGCGGCGGCGGAGGACGCTGTTCGCCGCCGAGCTGCCGGCACGAGAGGCGGTGTCCCTGGCCTTCTCCCCCGACTGCCGGTTCCTGGCGGCCGCCACGGCTCCCCCTGAGGGGCACCTCACCTATTGGTTCTGGGAGAAGCAGCGGCTGATGGCGGCGGTCCGCGTCGAGGCTCCGTGCACTGGCGTCTGCCAG GTGAGCTTTAGTCCTCAAGACAATACACAGGTTTGTATCACTGGAAATGGCTTTTTTAAACTCTTTAAGTACAGTGGAGGAACTTTGAAGCAGGTGAATTTAGAAAAGAGAGAGCCACAAAACTACTTGTGCCATGTCTGGCTGTCTGAGGAGGAACTTATATGTGGTACTGACACAGGCAAACTCATCTTGTTTGAAACTGGAGAATTGCGCTGGGAGACAAGTCTAGAGTATAAAACCCCACCCAGAGATGCAGAAGATGCAACTATAAAAGCATGTGAAAG TTCTTCTGATGTGTCTTCTGAACTGGTCTCTGAAGATCCTAATCCACAACAGGATTCCTTGCCTCGAATATCTGCAATTGCAGCTTATTCCAAAGGCTTTGCATGTGCATCTAGCCCAGGAGTTGTTCTTCTGTTTGAGAAGACCAAGGAAAAGGAAGTCTacaaggagaggcaggaaatctgg CTTCCTCGGGACCTGTTCAGCAGTAGGCCAAAAAAGTCAGGCAAACAGGACATCATACATATATGCTTCAGCCCCTCTGAGGAAACAGTAGTTGTTAACACAGATAAAAACCAGCTTTACATGTTTACTATGCTCTCCACTGATCTTTTGAAG gAGAAGGCAGCTTATTTTGTGTATCTGAATTTCCCACTGCATTCTACTTCAATCACTGGTCTGGACATTTGTATTTGGAAACCCATTATTGCAACATGTTCCTTGGATAGATCTGTCCACATCTGGAATTACAAAATGAA CACTGTGGAGCTGTATAAGGAATATCAGGAGGAAGCATACACAATATCACTTCATCCCAGTGgccttttctgtttggttgggttttctgACAAACTACAGTTTATAAGTCTACTGTATGAGGACATGCATGttttgaaggagtttgctgtgagaCAGTGTAGAGAG TGCTCATTCAGTAATGGAGGCCATCTTTTTGCTGCAGTTAATGGAAATGTAATTCAAATTTATTCCAGCATCACCTTTGAGAATGTTAATAATCTGAAAGGACATAGTGGGAAG ATACATGCGGTTAAGTGGAGTGCAGATGATGCTAAGGTAGTCTCCTGTGACACACATGGTGCTGTGTATGAATGGAACTTGTCAAAAGGTAGAAAGGATTCAGAGTGTGTGCTCGAGTCCTGTGCCTACAGCAGCATTGCCCTGTCTTCTGATGCCAAAATCATCTTTGCTGTTGGATCCGACCAAACTCTCAAAGAAATTTCAGAGTCTTCG atccaGCATGAGGTGCCTGCTTTTGGTGTTCTTTATACTGCAGTAGCTGTTTCTCGTTCTGGGCACATGGTATTTGTTGGTACATCTCTGGGAACAATTCGAGCTATGAAGTACCCATTGCCACTGACAGGGGATTTCAATGAGTATCAGGCCCATGCAGGGGCTGTCACAAAG ATGTCCATGACAAATGATGACCTATTTCTGCTCACTGCCTCAGAGGATGGATCTATATTTATCTGGAAAGTCTTTGATAAAAGGCATGGGATACTAAAGCAGCTAAAGGAATTTGATTATGCTGAGGAAGTGCTGATCATGAGATCAGATATGAAAGAGAAG AATCAGGCAATGCTAGACCTGCACATTCGTGTGAAAAATCTACAGGCAAAATATGATTACGAGCTGCATTTCAAGGACATACACTATAATGAAAAGATAAAAGAACTGGAAGAACATTTCACTCAGGAAATAGGCTCCcttaaaagcaaacaccag attttacaggcagagaaagaaaaacaggagCTACAACACCATCTTCAACTGTCTGAACTAATGAATAAACAAGCCAGGGAGGTGCAACAGCTAG AATCTGACAGTAACCAGAAACTCTTCAAGGAAAATGAGAAATATGAGGATTTGAAAGTGAAAGCCCAGAGGATGCAGGAGGAATATGAAAAACAATTGCACAATTtagaagaaagcaaaagcagtaCTGTGAAGGAGCTAACAGAATATTATGAGGCAAAACTTAATGAgaaatctgctctgctggaaGAG GCAAAGGAAGATATGAGGCAGCAGCTTCAAGAGCATGAAGAAATTACAAAACAAATGGAAGAAGATGGAGACCAAGAAATTCTGGAAATCAAAGTCAAGTATCAAAGATGGCTCATGGAAGAAAAGGAATCGAACCACCAACTGAAAGGAGAAATAGGAGTCATGAATAAAAGG TTGAATAACCTACAGGACAAGCTCGCGGAGCGAAACAGGGACATCGAGAAAATGAGAGAGGAACaacagatgctggaaggcatcATTAAGTCACTAGAGAAGGACATCTCGACACTGAAGACAGAGATTCAAGAGAGAGACAACATTGTCCAAGACAAG GAGAAGCACATATATgacctgaaaaagaaaaatcaggaaCTGGCAAAGTTGAAGCTGGTACTGGATCAAAGGACAGAGGAATTTATGAAGCAAATAGAGTCACGTGAAAATGATATTAGAACACTGAAGGAGCAGATCCATGAG ATGGAGCGGGACCGAGAACAATTGCACAAGGAGAGCACGCAGCTGAAGCTGAACAtcacacaaacacagcagaaacTAAAGGCGACCCGGAgtgagatgcagagagagaggcagaag AAACAAGATATGGAAACTCTGGTCGGACGCTTTAAAACAGATCTTCACAATTGTGTGGGCTTCATTCAGGATGCACAAAAATTGAAGAACGAGATCCGTGAGCTCTACACCAAATACGTGCAGCAACCAGACTTG GTGGAGACTGAGCCCGTGGACACAGATTTGCAGCAGGAGTACATGAGGCAGCGAGAGTACCTCGAGAGGAATGTGACAGCTTTAAAAAAGGCAAGGGTGAAGGATCAGGAAATCCACCAAGCCGCTTACGGGCGCATGCTGCGG
- the CFAP57 gene encoding cilia- and flagella-associated protein 57 isoform X3: MPTVVAQPVAVFGCRPRVGGGVCFVEDQVVLHAAGTGCLRLHLEQKWQKFIPGTEKSRGVRALAVSPSRQYLAVSETVAEKPVLTVYELSSEPVRRRRTLFAAELPAREAVSLAFSPDCRFLAAATAPPEGHLTYWFWEKQRLMAAVRVEAPCTGVCQVSFSPQDNTQVCITGNGFFKLFKYSGGTLKQVNLEKREPQNYLCHVWLSEEELICGTDTGKLILFETGELRWETSLEYKTPPRDAEDATIKACESSSDVSSELVSEDPNPQQDSLPRISAIAAYSKGFACASSPGVVLLFEKTKEKEVYKERQEIWLPRDLFSSRPKKSGKQDIIHICFSPSEETVVVNTDKNQLYMFTMLSTDLLKEKAAYFVYLNFPLHSTSITGLDICIWKPIIATCSLDRSVHIWNYKMNTVELYKEYQEEAYTISLHPSGLFCLVGFSDKLQFISLLYEDMHVLKEFAVRQCRECSFSNGGHLFAAVNGNVIQIYSSITFENVNNLKGHSGKIHAVKWSADDAKVVSCDTHGAVYEWNLSKGRKDSECVLESCAYSSIALSSDAKIIFAVGSDQTLKEISESSIQHEVPAFGVLYTAVAVSRSGHMVFVGTSLGTIRAMKYPLPLTGDFNEYQAHAGAVTKMSMTNDDLFLLTASEDGSIFIWKVFDKRHGILKQLKEFDYAEEVLIMRSDMKEKNQAMLDLHIRVKNLQAKYDYELHFKDIHYNEKIKELEEHFTQEIGSLKSKHQNLTVTRNSSRKMRNMRI, encoded by the exons ATGCCGACGGTGGTGGCTCAGCCCGTGGCTGTCTTCGGCTGCCGGCCGCGGGTGGGCGGCGGCGTCTGTTTCGTGGAGGATCAGGTCGTGCTGCACGCAGCAGGGACGGGCTGCCTCCGGCTCCACCTCGAGCAGAAATGGCAGAAGTTCATCCCAG GCACCGAGAAGAGCCGTGGCGTGCGGGCGCTGGCCGTCAGCCCCAGCCGGCAGTACTTGGCCGTCTCAGAGACAGTGGCGGAGAAGCCAGTGCTCACCGTCTATGAGCTGTCGTCGGAGCCGGTGCGGCGGCGGAGGACGCTGTTCGCCGCCGAGCTGCCGGCACGAGAGGCGGTGTCCCTGGCCTTCTCCCCCGACTGCCGGTTCCTGGCGGCCGCCACGGCTCCCCCTGAGGGGCACCTCACCTATTGGTTCTGGGAGAAGCAGCGGCTGATGGCGGCGGTCCGCGTCGAGGCTCCGTGCACTGGCGTCTGCCAG GTGAGCTTTAGTCCTCAAGACAATACACAGGTTTGTATCACTGGAAATGGCTTTTTTAAACTCTTTAAGTACAGTGGAGGAACTTTGAAGCAGGTGAATTTAGAAAAGAGAGAGCCACAAAACTACTTGTGCCATGTCTGGCTGTCTGAGGAGGAACTTATATGTGGTACTGACACAGGCAAACTCATCTTGTTTGAAACTGGAGAATTGCGCTGGGAGACAAGTCTAGAGTATAAAACCCCACCCAGAGATGCAGAAGATGCAACTATAAAAGCATGTGAAAG TTCTTCTGATGTGTCTTCTGAACTGGTCTCTGAAGATCCTAATCCACAACAGGATTCCTTGCCTCGAATATCTGCAATTGCAGCTTATTCCAAAGGCTTTGCATGTGCATCTAGCCCAGGAGTTGTTCTTCTGTTTGAGAAGACCAAGGAAAAGGAAGTCTacaaggagaggcaggaaatctgg CTTCCTCGGGACCTGTTCAGCAGTAGGCCAAAAAAGTCAGGCAAACAGGACATCATACATATATGCTTCAGCCCCTCTGAGGAAACAGTAGTTGTTAACACAGATAAAAACCAGCTTTACATGTTTACTATGCTCTCCACTGATCTTTTGAAG gAGAAGGCAGCTTATTTTGTGTATCTGAATTTCCCACTGCATTCTACTTCAATCACTGGTCTGGACATTTGTATTTGGAAACCCATTATTGCAACATGTTCCTTGGATAGATCTGTCCACATCTGGAATTACAAAATGAA CACTGTGGAGCTGTATAAGGAATATCAGGAGGAAGCATACACAATATCACTTCATCCCAGTGgccttttctgtttggttgggttttctgACAAACTACAGTTTATAAGTCTACTGTATGAGGACATGCATGttttgaaggagtttgctgtgagaCAGTGTAGAGAG TGCTCATTCAGTAATGGAGGCCATCTTTTTGCTGCAGTTAATGGAAATGTAATTCAAATTTATTCCAGCATCACCTTTGAGAATGTTAATAATCTGAAAGGACATAGTGGGAAG ATACATGCGGTTAAGTGGAGTGCAGATGATGCTAAGGTAGTCTCCTGTGACACACATGGTGCTGTGTATGAATGGAACTTGTCAAAAGGTAGAAAGGATTCAGAGTGTGTGCTCGAGTCCTGTGCCTACAGCAGCATTGCCCTGTCTTCTGATGCCAAAATCATCTTTGCTGTTGGATCCGACCAAACTCTCAAAGAAATTTCAGAGTCTTCG atccaGCATGAGGTGCCTGCTTTTGGTGTTCTTTATACTGCAGTAGCTGTTTCTCGTTCTGGGCACATGGTATTTGTTGGTACATCTCTGGGAACAATTCGAGCTATGAAGTACCCATTGCCACTGACAGGGGATTTCAATGAGTATCAGGCCCATGCAGGGGCTGTCACAAAG ATGTCCATGACAAATGATGACCTATTTCTGCTCACTGCCTCAGAGGATGGATCTATATTTATCTGGAAAGTCTTTGATAAAAGGCATGGGATACTAAAGCAGCTAAAGGAATTTGATTATGCTGAGGAAGTGCTGATCATGAGATCAGATATGAAAGAGAAG AATCAGGCAATGCTAGACCTGCACATTCGTGTGAAAAATCTACAGGCAAAATATGATTACGAGCTGCATTTCAAGGACATACACTATAATGAAAAGATAAAAGAACTGGAAGAACATTTCACTCAGGAAATAGGCTCCcttaaaagcaaacaccag AATCTGACAGTAACCAGAAACTCTTCAAGGAAAATGAGAAATATGAGGATTTGA
- the EBNA1BP2 gene encoding probable rRNA-processing protein EBP2, translating to MARRGSDSDSSSDSGSEDSSLSDSELQEAFSKGALKPGLNVVLEERPKRRNDVNGLKHCLSEFKQQLAWVERLDVTLGQVVDPISQSASNEDAVDPENDFQREMSFYRQAQAAVLEALPRLHKLQVRTRRPDDYFAEMAKSDQQMQKIRQKLKSKQEAMEKSERAKQLRAMRKYGKKVQNEILQRRQKEKKNMLNAVKKYQKGLSDKLDFLEEEQTSSQGNKKGSANQRMKKGPNAKRRYKNQKFGFGGKKKGSKWNTKESFNDVSSFRSKVAHNKGPRKGGKKALNKRPGKRARQKMKSRAR from the exons ATGGCGCGGCGCGGGTCTGACTCCGACTCCAGCTCGGATTCCGGCTCCGAGGACTCCTCTCTCTCGGACTCGGAG ctccaggaggCCTTCTCGAAGGGTGCGCTGAAGCCGGGGCTCAACGTGGTGCTGGAGGAGCGTCCGAAGCGACGCAACGACGTG AACGGCTTGAAGCACTGCCTGTCCGAATTTAAGCAGCAGCTGGCTTGGGTGGAAAGGCTGGATGTGACCTTGGGCCAGGTCGTGGACCCCATCTCGCAGAGTGCTTCTAACGAAGATGCTGTTGATCCTGAGAATGATTTCCAGAGAGAGATGAGCTT TTACCGGCAGGCTCAGGCAGCGGTTCTGGAAGCCCTACCTAGGTTGCATAAACTCCAAGTTCGTACAAGAAGACCAGATGACTACTTTGCAGAGATGGCCAAATCAGACCAACAGATGCAGAAG ATTCGACAGAAGCTCAAGAGTAAACAGGAAGCAATGGAGAAGTCTGAGAGAGCAAAACAGCTCCGTGCAATGAGAAAATACGGCAAAAAG GTACAAAATGAGattctgcagaggaggcagaaggagaaaaaaaatatgttgaATGCTGTCAAGAAGTACCAGAAAG GTCTCTCGGATAAGCTGGATTTTCTAGAGGAAGAGCAGACATCATCTCAGGGGAATAAAAAAGGCAGTGCAAATCAACGGATGAAGAAGGG ACCAAATGCCAAAAGACGATACAAGAATCAgaagtttggttttggtgggaagaagaaaggctcAAAGTGGAACACAAAGGAGAGTTTTAATGATGTATCCAGCTTTCGGTCAAAAGTTGCTCACAACAAAGGTccaagaaaaggaggaaagaaggccCTCAAT AAGAGACCTGGAAAGAGAGCAAGGCAGAAAATGAAGAGCCGAGCACGATGA